One segment of Gloeocapsa sp. PCC 7428 DNA contains the following:
- a CDS encoding IS982 family transposase, which produces MEAATVGRWTPDASMTSEVEFERNLDDIDCDLQSCYRNFKAYYNQKVQSEWASAFPGLRSYQRFIEWIPRTLVPMCAYLRSCFGRCSGISFMGSTSLRVCHKRRIERNKVFETVAARGRTSLDWFFGFKLHLVVNDQGELLNIMLTLGNTDDRTPVPKLLQQLVGKVFADKGYVSQKLAKQLLKTAGIQLITKLKHNMKQQPLNERLLLRKRSIISQIEHSRHRSPDNCFVNILGGLIAYCH; this is translated from the coding sequence ATGGAAGCAGCAACTGTTGGGCGTTGGACTCCAGATGCGTCAATGACCTCGGAGGTTGAGTTTGAGCGAAATCTTGACGATATTGATTGCGATTTACAGTCGTGTTACCGCAACTTCAAAGCGTACTATAACCAGAAGGTTCAGAGCGAGTGGGCAAGTGCGTTTCCAGGATTGAGGAGCTATCAACGCTTCATCGAATGGATACCACGGACGCTCGTCCCAATGTGCGCCTATTTGCGGTCGTGTTTTGGCAGGTGCAGCGGCATCAGTTTTATGGGTTCCACCTCGCTGCGCGTCTGCCACAAACGTCGCATCGAGCGCAATAAAGTCTTTGAGACCGTTGCCGCACGCGGCAGAACCTCGCTCGATTGGTTCTTTGGCTTCAAGTTGCATCTGGTGGTCAATGACCAAGGCGAATTACTCAACATTATGCTCACTCTGGGCAACACCGATGACCGGACTCCCGTGCCAAAGTTACTGCAACAGTTGGTTGGCAAAGTCTTCGCAGATAAAGGTTATGTGTCTCAAAAGCTGGCAAAACAGCTACTCAAAACCGCAGGCATTCAACTCATCACCAAGCTCAAACACAACATGAAGCAGCAGCCGCTCAATGAGCGGCTGCTGCTTCGCAAGCGTTCCATCATCTCCCAGATTGAGCATTCACGCCACCGCTCTCCGGACAATTGCTTCGTCAACATTTTGGGCGGCTTGATTGCTTACTGCCATTAA
- a CDS encoding ParB N-terminal domain-containing protein encodes MARPRKRADSASVLEQATIVANAIHEQDQAAASQSEADRIQRINLPLSRIYPRAEDTRPLRDSHVEDLAESIGALGLIELLVVDQKGVLLAGGHRLAAIQLLKETNLELYQQQFPDDIIAVRVMPFDAEAEPERSLQVELAENEKRVNYLRDQIEQLAERLRSLNYRDIPGRPKEGETALGSALAVAIGVSARFGRRVLAKQQTDQYKNTRDSVPNFSKLKALRKIEAAIRGINYGRPKEVRIDYSHVRNTK; translated from the coding sequence ATGGCTAGACCAAGAAAACGCGCTGATAGTGCATCGGTGCTTGAGCAAGCAACGATTGTGGCTAACGCGATTCACGAACAAGACCAAGCAGCAGCTTCGCAGTCTGAAGCCGATCGCATTCAACGAATCAATTTACCTTTATCTCGAATCTACCCCAGAGCAGAAGATACCCGTCCGTTACGCGACTCCCATGTTGAAGATTTAGCAGAATCTATTGGGGCTTTGGGATTAATTGAACTACTAGTGGTAGATCAAAAAGGCGTTCTACTAGCTGGCGGACATCGGCTAGCAGCAATTCAACTACTCAAGGAAACTAACTTAGAACTTTATCAGCAGCAATTTCCTGACGACATCATAGCTGTACGAGTTATGCCGTTTGATGCCGAGGCAGAACCAGAGCGATCGCTTCAGGTAGAGTTAGCAGAGAACGAGAAGCGAGTCAATTATTTGCGCGACCAAATCGAGCAATTAGCAGAGCGGCTGCGATCGCTTAATTATCGAGATATTCCTGGTCGTCCCAAGGAAGGAGAGACAGCGCTGGGTTCCGCTCTAGCAGTAGCGATTGGCGTATCTGCTCGATTTGGTCGCAGGGTTCTTGCTAAGCAACAAACCGATCAGTACAAAAATACTAGGGACTCAGTTCCTAATTTCTCGAAACTCAAGGCACTGCGGAAGATTGAAGCAGCAATTAGAGGAATTAATTACGGTAGACCTAAAGAAGTAAGGATAGATTATAGTCATGTACGAAATACCAAATAG
- a CDS encoding AAA family ATPase — MADAVASLDYDILIFDCPPGVEYLERLGLVAADVALVCTDAHPLAVVGAGRVLNELSLRQKRDAREPRDGR, encoded by the coding sequence TTGGCAGATGCAGTTGCATCGTTAGACTACGACATATTGATTTTTGATTGCCCTCCTGGTGTTGAATACCTAGAACGTTTAGGCTTAGTTGCTGCTGACGTAGCACTGGTTTGTACTGACGCTCATCCACTTGCGGTTGTTGGTGCTGGTAGGGTGCTAAATGAGTTGAGTTTGCGGCAGAAAAGGGACGCAAGGGAGCCTCGCGATGGCCGCTAG